GGCGCTATCGTTTCGGCGGCGCAAAGTAGAGGGTTTAGAGACCTGATCCTACTGCCCCTGCCCCTGCTGGCCGGGCTGGCGGTCTATCTCTACCTGCCCCTGGCTGCCGGCCGTCACCCCGTGCTGCTCTGGGGTGACGCCACGACGCCCGGCGGTTTCTGGTGGCTGGTCAGCGGGCAACTCTACCGCGGCGCGCTCTTCGGCCTCACGATCCCGGAAATGCTCATGCGCGCCCAGTCCTGGCTGAGCCTGCTGGCGCAGCCGTTGACCTGGCCAGGGCTGATCCTGGCCGCATTGGGGCTGTGGCGCCTGGCAACGCAGGCGCGACGCCTGGCCCTGCTCACGGTCGGCGTGGCGCTGATGGTTGCCATCGTCGCCCTCGGCTACGCCACCGCCGATGCCTTTGTCTACCTGCTGCCCTTACAAGTGTTGGCCGCGCTGTGGCAGGCGGCTGGGGTGCTGACCCTGGTCGCATGGTTGACGCGCGGGCGCGCGGGCGGCTGGATTTGGCTGCTCTGTCTGCTGCCTGTGGCGCTGCTCTGGCACAACTGGGCCAATGTGGACCTCAGCCGCGACACCGAGGCCCGTCAGTATGCGCTGGCTGCACTGGCCGCGGCCGCGCCCGACGCCCTGCTGATTGCTGACGGCGATGAGCACGCGTTCGCGCTGTGGTATGCGCAGGACGGGTTGGGAGAACGACCCGATGTGGCAATCGTTGAGCGCACCCTGTGGAACTTCGACTGGTACCGCCGTCACCTGGTGCAGCGCTGGCCCGATCTGTCCGCTGCCGCGGGGCCGGATGTGAACGACCTCATCGAGAGCCAGCGCGGCCGGCGCCCCATCTTCATCACCGATCCCGATGAAGATATGGCTCTGCGTTTCGAGTTGAAACCGGTCGGGACTCTATTTGAGGTGGCATGGCCCGGTTCACCGTAAACTGATCGGGAGCATGTCCCAGCGCCGCCAGTAGTTTCCCGATCACCTGCACCACCGACTTCGCGCTCTGATTCGTCTCGATCCACAGCGCCGTGCCTGGAATCTGCGCCGGCGAGATCATGCCGTCCGGACTGCTGGCGACATAGTGGCGCGTCCGCCCTTTGACCGCGCAGGCAGCGTCGGCAAACGCCGGGCCGTGATGGGCAGCCAGGCTTGAACAGACGCCCAGCAGCACGGCTCGCCACGAGGCAGCGCCAGGATAGTGCTGGCCCAGCAGGGTAAACCCGTCAGGCTTCGCCAGTTCGGCCTCTGGCAGCGGCGGTGCGACCGGCGCGGGCGTCGCCGTGACTTGACTCGCGGCCGCGGGCGGCTCTACACTCTGCCCGATCAGATCGCCCCAGAACTCCTGATCCAGGCTGAGGACCGGCAGGGGTTTTTCACGCACGCCGACCTTGTGCCTGACCAGCAGTTCCACCAATTCCTGGCCGTTGATCAGGCCAATGTAGGATTTGTTCGGCGCTGTGGCCTCGACGCGCGCACCTTTGGAGAAGTCGCTGGTGGAAATGATGATTCCTTGCTGCTGCACCTGCAGTGAACCGCGCAGCGAAGTCACCGTGGGCGCCTGCACGTTGGCCTTCCAGCGCTTGGCCTGCACGGCCGCGCTGACGCCTGTCAAGCCGGTGGCGCGGTAAAGGCCAGTCACATCAATGCCGCCGTCGCCGCTGCGCCGGGTGACTGTCACCGTGCTCTCGTCGAAACCCATGCGGATCAACAGCTCCCCGATCAACGCC
The window above is part of the Candidatus Amarolinea dominans genome. Proteins encoded here:
- a CDS encoding DUF2723 domain-containing protein, translating into MVVAAPLDVDQVGAPGMRQGTPVIHAAAPAARPALALALLVGLTSLVVYLLTLAPSITWQHHGADSAELAVAAAVLGVPHPPGYPTWTLLAWLFTHLPLAELAQRVALLSAFSAAATVAIVAWLVQALWPHQPGQRAAAVLAGLTLAFQMTFWSQAILVEVYALHTLFVALICALTLPQAPNRPARRRVAAFLFGLGLGNHLSLIFFAPLLLWDGSPRFDGGAIVSAAQSRGFRDLILLPLPLLAGLAVYLYLPLAAGRHPVLLWGDATTPGGFWWLVSGQLYRGALFGLTIPEMLMRAQSWLSLLAQPLTWPGLILAALGLWRLATQARRLALLTVGVALMVAIVALGYATADAFVYLLPLQVLAALWQAAGVLTLVAWLTRGRAGGWIWLLCLLPVALLWHNWANVDLSRDTEARQYALAALAAAAPDALLIADGDEHAFALWYAQDGLGERPDVAIVERTLWNFDWYRRHLVQRWPDLSAAAGPDVNDLIESQRGRRPIFITDPDEDMALRFELKPVGTLFEVAWPGSP
- a CDS encoding restriction endonuclease, producing MTYLDAAYSILHAAGRPLRFEEITEAALGRKLISPQGLTPEATMASRLYIDSLQEDSRFVRAGKGVFGLVQWRPEGIEAQVEKINRATREQLHGLLLEMPSDRFEALIGELLIRMGFDESTVTVTRRSGDGGIDVTGLYRATGLTGVSAAVQAKRWKANVQAPTVTSLRGSLQVQQQGIIISTSDFSKGARVEATAPNKSYIGLINGQELVELLVRHKVGVREKPLPVLSLDQEFWGDLIGQSVEPPAAASQVTATPAPVAPPLPEAELAKPDGFTLLGQHYPGAASWRAVLLGVCSSLAAHHGPAFADAACAVKGRTRHYVASSPDGMISPAQIPGTALWIETNQSAKSVVQVIGKLLAALGHAPDQFTVNRAMPPQIESRPVSTRNAEPYLHRDR